A region of the Vigna unguiculata cultivar IT97K-499-35 chromosome 9, ASM411807v1, whole genome shotgun sequence genome:
GCAGGTTCCTGTCTTCAAATCAAGACTGAAtcttatacaaaattaaaatttcatttgatTCTACTACTGGCACTTCTGGAACAAATGACTAagtaaaataatactaatttcCACAAAAAAAAGGAAGGGAAAGATCCTCACTGCTGATTTTAGTTTCCTATTCATCAAGCCATAAAAATAAGCCTCCAAATCTGACTTAAGAACGGATGTGCCTATTCTTTCGAGCCCTAAGTCTATACGAAATTCAGaaacttgaaaaagaaaaaataactgaAACCGTGGAAAATACACTACCTCCCAAACCTATGGACATTTATTCAACCTTTTGCTACGCTTCTATTTAAAACAACGGCTCCCGCAATCAGATCCACAAATAAATCTCATAAAGAAAAAGCAAACAGGAATCGAACAGAGGAAAACGAAGAAACTCACATCATAGCCATCATAACTTGTTTGAGATCGTTCTCGACATTCCGCATGTTCGCTACGGATTGCGCGCAGAATATGAGTGCCAGCCAGGAGCTCAGTTTGTACTGATTtcacaaataaaagaataaaaaaaaagtgttaacgCATCGAAACGAAAATTCAGTAGTGAGATCGATGGCGAAGAGGTGCTTCAAATACAAACCCTAAACATAACGCCGGCAACGCCAAATATGACGGCGATGAATCCGGCGTAATCGATCGGCAGATCCTGCGGTGCAATCTGCGGTGCCACGTAGGGTCTCGCCGCCGATGGCTGACGGGGATCGTTAGTGTGCGATGACATCTCCGATTTCTCTCTTCGCGTGCCAGAGACAGGTGTGGACGAGTTTCTCagtaaatttttattgtttaatatttatagtGTGAAATCTGCAAAATATAAAGGATTAGattagaaaatatttgattaattaatctGTAATTTTCTCTCTTATCTTACATATCAAAgtaggattttattttattttttcactttagaaacccaaaatttgttatttaacTTTTACAATATTTCATTCCTTATACTttagttaattaatataatatgtttagTCAACCTTAATTAAGAgttggttaaaatattttttagttccaattttatttatgttttatcaaATAAGTCTtaagtttgtttttgtgttcaaataagtcaaaattttcgttaattttattcaatttgattcttttttgttaatatCGTTTAAATCGGTCATGAACATTTGTTaggtgtcacttcgtgattttttttaatttctaattatttatttaattttttttaaatgtacatatGTCAATCCAGCAATATGTCACGCataagtcaatgttttatattcaatttaatccctatatttgttatttttgttcaatttagttctaattttgtttaaaattgaccaattttgtccctctcacagataaaatcaaatttaatttttatataaaagttataatgatgtgaattttaatatattatataaaataaataaataaaaatgtgaattttaatataaaaaataaatttaatttcaatttggagagagacaaaattgGTTTATGTTAAcacaaattgagactaaattgaacaaaactaacggaactaaattgaatataaaacattgactctaaCATGTGGCACGTTGTTGGGTTAACACGTGGCacgtttaaaaaaaattagaaaaaaaaaggaagtgaCACGCGACAGTCCtattcgttaatgatttaaacggtattagcaaaaaagaacaaaattgaacaaaattaaccaAAGTTAtgacatatttgaacaaaataaaataaaattataactgatttgacaaaacttgacgaaaattgggaccaaaaaaatattttaacctaatataaataattttaattaatactaataaaaattattaatagacATTTACAAATCCTGTAAggtttgacaaaaaaaattgtaatattaacTAAAGCTTAAAATACGATAGGTTTTATTATGAAAGAAActtttaacatttattaattaaaaagaataacgttatttgttgataaataattctaaaattatgATCTCAAATCTTAATTAAGCCAACAGTATGAATTTTAATCAagttaagacaaaataaaatgaagctaaaaaatttaaaaaaaaaattaatatataactatTAGTATTTATAACTATTAATAAAGATTATAAAGATGATTGGTTTTGATAATTGTTTTGTaaccatatttttaatataaactatcCTTATCAAGTGTAAACACATTTTTTTCgtacataattaatttaatttaaaaaatatataaatgttattgttttaatttaaaattagttttaaatttatctttcggatgtttgtttgtgtgtttattaaaaaagatttaaaggttgaaaaaataaataataaacatttttaagtttaaaattaagttttaaatgaaatgaacttgaaaaatgatttataggtttaaaaaatcaattatgtatgtaaaaatgtaaaaagtagactttgtaaaaatataaaagataaaatgtgtAGAAATATAGGGTAAACTCTCTAAAATTACAAactatatacaaaaatatatagagTGAACTCgctaaaaatacaaattagtGTATGCACTGACTAGTTTAATCTGTATTGTTGTACTCGTTTAATTAGTGCAATGACATGTTGATATAATATGTATTGCTAAATTCATCTAATTGGTACATGGACACACTCGCTTGATCAGTATATGAATACactcgtctaatgtgtattacaaaactcatttaatcaaaGAATGAATATAGTTTGACTAATGTATATTAATATACTCGTTTAATATCTACTATGTGTATGAACAAACTCACTCatttaatgtatattgttaGACTTGTCTAATCAATGTATAGATAAACTCATTTAATGTATGTTGTAATACTCATCTAATCAATGTATGGAATGAATCGTGTAATATATATTCCTAGATTCGTCTATTTAATGTATGAAATGAATCATCTAATGTTTTTCACTAAGTTTAATCAACGTTGGACATACTCCTCTAATGTATATTGCTATACCCATATAATGTCTTTGAGTACACTTGTCTAATTCATGTATGAACATACTCGTCTAACGTGTATTACAAAATTCATCTAATCAGTGAGTGCACACACTCATATAATGTGGATTAATAAACTCATCCAATGTATCTAGAGACAAacttgtctaatgtatattgctagactcgtctaattaatatatgaatgacttgtttaatatgtattgttagACTCGTCCAATCAATGCATCAACATACTCCTCAAATGTTTTTCCTATACTCATCTAATTAATGTATTCTTAGACTCGTTTAATCGACGTATGAATgactcataatttttttctaatacttGTCTAATTAGTGTATGAAAAATTGCATCTAATGTGTGTTACTAGACTTGTGTAATGTTTTTCATTATACTCATGTAATCATTATAAGGAAAGCCTTGTCTGATGTGTATTACTAGACTCATTTTATGTGTATT
Encoded here:
- the LOC114196238 gene encoding protein Asterix; this translates as MSSHTNDPRQPSAARPYVAPQIAPQDLPIDYAGFIAVIFGVAGVMFRYKLSSWLALIFCAQSVANMRNVENDLKQVMMAMMFSLMGLITNYFGPPRPVKQS